CTCATTATTAAAACGTAGACAACCCACTCCATTCCTGAAAGCGATATGCCCAATATTTCACTTTTGAGTCATCTTTATATTTTTCATAATCTGCTGTGTAAATTCCGTCTTTATTTTCCCACACTCTTGTAAAATAGCTTTCTACTTCTTTTACAATGGCATGATCATTTTGGGCTGTGATTTTTACATCAGCCTCTAAGTTAAAATCGCCAATATTACGCTTTGTGAAGTTGGAGGAGCCGCCAATCAATATACTTTCCTCCGCTTTTTTTATGAATAATAATTTTGTATGATATTGCTCACCGTGCGTATCATACCATTTTACCTGAATTTTATTATCGCTTTTCTCGACTAATTCACTGGCAACAGGACGGTTTGGTATCCCATTTTTCTCCATTCCAAACGCATCTTTATTTGGATCTAATACAATTTGAACTGAAACCTCTCGATTTGCTGCTGCTAACAAGGATTGAATAACATCGCGATCAGAAAGATAAAACATCCCCAGCTTAATTTCATCACCCTTCACCGTGTCGTTCAAAACTTGGATGAGATGCTTTTTTATTTTACCTTCTGTAATAAAGCTTACCTTTACCTCTTCATCTTGATTGACTGCCCCCGTATCATTAGCTGCGGTTTTTTCGCTCGCCAATGCCGCCACAGCCACAGCATGCGGCTTAAATTTTTTATCAGACATAACGGCAACATGATTTTCAGAGTTTACAATATCCTCGATGATGTTCCCTTTTATTACAAAGGCAATATTTGAATGATAACCACTGGCATCATGTGGATTCGCTGATGTAATAATCGCTTGTTTTTCAGTTGCGATTAATTTTCGATGATTCGCTTTGAAATTCAACAGTTTTGTATATGATTTTAATTTCACTTTTGGCGAATCCTCGCTAAAAGGATTTGGCAGCCAGCCATTCTCAAAAT
The DNA window shown above is from Bacillus sp. (in: firmicutes) and carries:
- a CDS encoding phospholipase codes for the protein MNFKKRYLLFIILSVVIMFAIYGHNKSIPPGLSFEGEEHISYDVDFLYDLTYVKDGTRNSEQVIFNNILKTIAEAEQFIVIDMFLFNDAYDKTEQYPKLTEQLTNALVDKRKENPQIEITFITDEMNSFYGSYSTKYIERLLASGVNVVYTDLNKLRDSNPAYSGVYRAFISWLGDFENGWLPNPFSEDSPKVKLKSYTKLLNFKANHRKLIATEKQAIITSANPHDASGYHSNIAFVIKGNIIEDIVNSENHVAVMSDKKFKPHAVAVAALASEKTAANDTGAVNQDEEVKVSFITEGKIKKHLIQVLNDTVKGDEIKLGMFYLSDRDVIQSLLAAANREVSVQIVLDPNKDAFGMEKNGIPNRPVASELVEKSDNKIQVKWYDTHGEQYHTKLLFIKKAEESILIGGSSNFTKRNIGDFNLEADVKITAQNDHAIVKEVESYFTRVWENKDGIYTADYEKYKDDSKVKYWAYRFQEWSGLSTF